In the Nitrospirales bacterium LBB_01 genome, one interval contains:
- a CDS encoding metal ABC transporter permease, which yields MFEIFDHIFMMRAFTAGILIAVTAPVIGIFLVVRRYSLIADTLAHVSLAGVAIGLLTKTYPLIWATVVSAATAVGIETLRKSKRVYGEASVALFLQGGMAVAVTLISIAKGFNAELFGFLFGAIATVSQTDLYFIGILALVIVLSVFFHFKELFAVAFDEELAQVSGMRVKAFNTTLVVLAAIAITVATRIVGILLIGALMVIPVLAAMQFSRSFKETLGISIVMSLVSVIVGLYASYYLDIASGGAIVLCALALFFVSTVVNKSS from the coding sequence ATGTTTGAGATATTTGATCACATCTTTATGATGCGGGCCTTTACGGCGGGGATACTTATTGCCGTCACAGCGCCGGTTATAGGCATATTTTTAGTTGTCAGGCGGTATTCTCTGATAGCCGACACACTTGCCCACGTATCTTTGGCAGGTGTTGCGATTGGACTATTAACAAAAACGTATCCTCTGATTTGGGCAACAGTGGTCTCAGCAGCTACGGCCGTAGGGATAGAGACACTCCGTAAGTCAAAACGAGTCTATGGCGAAGCTTCGGTAGCCTTATTTTTACAAGGTGGTATGGCCGTTGCCGTAACTTTGATAAGCATAGCAAAGGGGTTTAATGCCGAGTTGTTTGGCTTTCTGTTTGGGGCAATAGCTACGGTGTCTCAAACGGATTTGTATTTCATTGGGATTTTAGCCCTTGTAATAGTTTTGTCGGTGTTTTTTCATTTTAAAGAGCTATTTGCAGTGGCCTTTGATGAGGAGCTGGCACAAGTGAGCGGGATGCGTGTTAAAGCCTTTAACACAACGCTTGTCGTACTTGCCGCAATAGCTATCACTGTTGCTACACGGATAGTTGGGATACTGCTTATTGGCGCTCTGATGGTTATACCGGTGCTTGCAGCGATGCAGTTTTCACGCAGTTTTAAAGAGACTTTAGGTATTTCCATTGTGATGTCTCTTGTATCAGTTATAGTGGGTCTCTACGCCTCCTACTACCTTGATATAGCAAGCGGAGGCGCCATTGTCCTATGTGCTTTAGCGCTCTTTTTTGTATCTACTGTCGTTAATAAAAGTAGTTAA
- a CDS encoding glycosyltransferase family 4 protein has product MKILFIAQRLSPYIVDTRRVLTEAGHVVDVLDVFDAVYCTAGREVSVFTNETVQKITWSIKKVRGLSTLLAVKSFLKKLAGKYDICHVHYNEPLYSAFFPEELSKTAQKLIVSIWGWDFHKANNFKRKLQQRIYKRADTITFNNEDVRDDFTAYYNRRYLKKSEILRFGLTTVSDIKQLQDRNDAAQYCRSILDLPPDAFIVAFGHNGVVEQQHEKMALAIKENHSEFPDETYVVFPMNYGATSDYIERVKTVVKDCGFSYRVMDKMIYGEELAALRTAADVMVHVQVTDSFSAAMQEHLYGGSIVINGSWLPYKFLKDRSVFFLEVNSVSEIVEKIIYAYKNMRHLKELCFNNRHIMWDLSSWERNLPRWEAIYKKDPNP; this is encoded by the coding sequence TTGAAAATATTGTTTATTGCTCAACGGTTAAGCCCCTACATTGTGGATACCCGGCGCGTACTGACTGAGGCCGGGCACGTGGTAGATGTTCTTGATGTGTTTGATGCCGTGTATTGCACAGCAGGCAGAGAGGTTTCTGTTTTTACAAACGAAACAGTTCAAAAAATCACATGGAGCATAAAGAAAGTACGGGGACTTTCAACTCTTTTGGCAGTAAAATCATTTCTTAAAAAATTAGCCGGTAAGTATGACATATGCCACGTGCATTATAATGAACCACTCTATAGCGCATTTTTCCCAGAGGAGTTATCCAAAACTGCACAGAAACTCATTGTCAGCATCTGGGGATGGGATTTTCACAAGGCAAATAATTTTAAAAGAAAACTCCAGCAGAGAATTTATAAACGTGCTGATACAATCACTTTTAACAATGAGGATGTGCGGGATGATTTCACTGCGTACTATAATCGCAGATATTTGAAAAAATCTGAAATTCTCAGATTTGGTTTGACTACTGTTTCTGACATAAAACAGTTACAGGACAGAAACGATGCTGCTCAGTATTGCCGTAGTATTTTAGACCTTCCTCCGGATGCTTTTATTGTTGCCTTTGGTCATAATGGAGTTGTAGAACAGCAGCATGAAAAAATGGCGTTAGCTATAAAAGAAAATCATAGTGAGTTTCCTGATGAGACCTATGTTGTATTTCCCATGAACTATGGGGCAACATCGGATTATATAGAAAGGGTGAAAACTGTTGTTAAAGATTGCGGCTTCAGTTACAGAGTAATGGATAAAATGATATATGGAGAAGAGTTGGCAGCATTAAGGACAGCGGCTGATGTGATGGTGCATGTGCAGGTTACGGATTCATTTTCTGCCGCTATGCAGGAACATCTGTATGGAGGAAGTATCGTGATTAACGGCTCATGGCTTCCCTACAAGTTTTTGAAAGACAGGAGCGTTTTCTTTCTTGAGGTTAACTCGGTATCGGAAATTGTGGAAAAAATCATTTACGCTTATAAAAATATGAGGCATCTGAAAGAGTTATGCTTTAACAACCGCCATATAATGTGGGATTTAAGCAGTTGGGAACGAAACCTTCCCCGTTGGGAAGCCATTTACAAAAAAGACCCGAACCCTTAA
- a CDS encoding zinc ABC transporter substrate-binding protein produces the protein MIKIKERCVLVIVAVVMSMFFASETYAETKTKIAASFYPLAFIAESVGGSNTQVINMTPTGVEPHEFEPKLSTLKELYSSRLFIYNGAGVDHWAEKLSADLKKKGVETVNMSSYISLLKTDGNSSDPHFWLDPLMVKKEVEVVRDALIKINPADRAVYEKNAADISAKLDALNSKYAAGLKSCKHRDIIVTHSAFQYMSVRYGLNMFSILGLSTLEEASPKKLVELSKIVRDKKMKYVFYESLVSPKLAETLANEAGVKTLTLNPIEGLTDDDVKAGKNYLSLMEDNLKNLKTALECN, from the coding sequence GTGATTAAAATTAAAGAGAGATGTGTTTTGGTTATAGTGGCAGTGGTAATGTCAATGTTTTTTGCATCAGAGACTTATGCAGAGACTAAAACAAAAATAGCCGCAAGTTTCTATCCGCTTGCATTTATCGCTGAAAGTGTTGGCGGCAGCAATACGCAGGTAATAAACATGACCCCGACCGGAGTTGAACCACACGAGTTTGAGCCAAAGCTAAGCACTCTCAAGGAGCTTTACTCATCCCGCCTGTTTATATATAACGGAGCTGGGGTTGACCACTGGGCTGAGAAACTATCAGCAGATTTGAAGAAAAAGGGCGTAGAGACTGTTAATATGTCATCATATATTTCACTGTTAAAAACAGACGGCAATTCGTCTGACCCACATTTTTGGTTAGACCCGCTTATGGTAAAAAAAGAGGTTGAGGTTGTTCGTGACGCATTAATTAAAATAAATCCGGCTGACAGAGCAGTTTATGAAAAAAACGCAGCCGATATAAGCGCCAAACTTGACGCACTCAACAGTAAGTACGCTGCTGGGCTAAAAAGCTGCAAACACCGGGATATTATCGTAACTCACTCTGCATTTCAGTACATGTCAGTGCGTTACGGTTTAAATATGTTTTCCATACTTGGGCTTTCCACTTTAGAGGAGGCGTCTCCTAAAAAACTTGTCGAACTGTCAAAAATCGTCAGGGATAAGAAAATGAAATATGTGTTTTATGAATCCCTCGTAAGCCCCAAACTTGCCGAGACATTGGCTAATGAAGCCGGAGTAAAAACTCTCACACTAAATCCCATTGAGGGGCTTACCGATGACGATGTAAAAGCCGGCAAAAACTACCTGTCACTTATGGAGGATAACCTCAAAAACTTAAAAACAGCATTGGAGTGTAACTAA
- a CDS encoding BrnT family toxin — MIILFEWDEQKRTVNLMKHGIDFEGAKLIFDGQTIEMPDTRYDYGEQRIGAYGEVNGVLLFVVYTQRGNTRRLISARKAGTHEQKAYYARIKGSAANE, encoded by the coding sequence ATAATTATATTGTTTGAATGGGATGAACAAAAGCGCACTGTGAACCTTATGAAGCACGGGATAGACTTCGAGGGAGCAAAGCTCATTTTCGATGGACAGACTATTGAGATGCCGGATACTCGCTATGATTATGGTGAGCAGCGCATAGGCGCCTATGGCGAGGTTAACGGCGTTTTGCTTTTTGTCGTTTACACACAACGCGGGAATACCCGCAGGTTAATCAGTGCAAGAAAGGCAGGAACCCATGAGCAAAAAGCGTACTACGCACGTATCAAAGGAAGCGCAGCCAATGAGTGA
- a CDS encoding methyl-accepting chemotaxis protein, with translation MFKNWSITSKTLVPILVFTAIGMIFNVFFAVKISRDMIIDEIKNGAIKGYRESVLNSLTAMMLTGSINASKKPFLDQMKNLIDLKVLRTESIDKDFGTNASDEHPTDEVEKQVVSTGKEVVVITGDYLRGVYPYIAKKDFMGKNCLECHSVADGTVIGVISIKVPLAEKMAKLQRLELMFIIVGLLLLVGISVIFIVVFKKTHRPLKDLSDSFECMAEGDISCRFDYHAKDEIGKLSVGFNKMTARLREIVHSLKDLANVTSESCTGLNATSSKMSFDTNSQAEKTTQVATAVEEMTQTIVDIARNSSTIASSAASTMAVAKDGSSVVDKTRDEVKKIEATVKDSAAMIESLGHRSSQIGEIVNVINDIADQTNLLALNAAIEAARAGEQGRGFAVVADEVRKLAEKTGKATTEISEMIRAIQGETGKAISSMKESLNRVEAGVDYSTKAGDSLSSIVHSVTELQSMVQSIASATEEMSTVSGQITEDIDTLAKNSRDTSVCSTIISDASAQLVSVSEHLRKIASQFKTSDDSGLAGDGHSKQLTLSH, from the coding sequence ATGTTTAAGAACTGGTCTATAACTTCAAAAACACTGGTACCAATACTTGTCTTTACTGCTATTGGTATGATTTTTAACGTCTTCTTTGCTGTTAAAATATCAAGAGATATGATAATTGACGAGATTAAAAACGGAGCGATAAAAGGCTATAGGGAGTCTGTGTTAAACAGCCTTACTGCAATGATGTTAACCGGCTCGATAAACGCTTCAAAAAAACCTTTCCTTGATCAAATGAAAAATCTGATTGATTTGAAAGTGCTAAGAACCGAATCTATTGATAAAGATTTCGGAACAAATGCCTCTGATGAGCACCCGACTGATGAGGTTGAAAAGCAGGTGGTAAGCACCGGTAAAGAGGTTGTAGTCATAACCGGTGATTACTTAAGGGGGGTGTACCCATACATTGCGAAAAAGGATTTTATGGGTAAAAACTGTCTTGAGTGCCACAGCGTAGCAGATGGTACGGTTATAGGAGTTATCAGTATAAAGGTGCCGCTTGCAGAAAAAATGGCTAAATTACAGCGTCTTGAACTCATGTTTATTATTGTTGGTTTGCTGCTATTAGTTGGTATATCCGTGATATTCATAGTTGTTTTTAAGAAAACGCACAGACCGTTGAAAGATTTATCGGATTCTTTTGAGTGCATGGCTGAGGGCGATATTAGCTGCAGATTTGATTACCACGCAAAGGATGAAATAGGAAAGCTCTCTGTTGGATTTAACAAGATGACTGCAAGATTAAGGGAAATAGTGCATAGCTTGAAAGACCTGGCCAATGTCACCTCAGAGTCATGTACTGGACTGAATGCTACATCAAGCAAAATGTCTTTTGACACAAACAGTCAAGCTGAGAAAACCACTCAGGTGGCAACCGCAGTAGAGGAAATGACTCAAACCATTGTTGACATAGCAAGGAATTCGTCAACAATAGCCTCCTCAGCCGCCTCAACTATGGCTGTGGCAAAAGACGGCTCAAGCGTTGTGGACAAAACCCGCGATGAGGTAAAGAAAATTGAAGCAACCGTTAAGGACTCCGCCGCTATGATAGAGTCGCTGGGGCACCGCTCAAGTCAGATAGGGGAAATTGTAAATGTTATAAACGACATAGCTGACCAGACAAACCTTCTGGCACTAAATGCGGCAATAGAAGCGGCAAGAGCCGGAGAGCAGGGACGCGGATTTGCAGTGGTTGCCGATGAGGTAAGAAAACTGGCAGAGAAAACCGGCAAGGCTACAACTGAGATAAGCGAAATGATTCGAGCCATTCAGGGTGAAACCGGCAAAGCAATATCTTCAATGAAAGAAAGCCTTAACAGAGTAGAAGCCGGAGTGGATTACTCCACAAAGGCTGGAGACTCACTTAGTTCAATAGTGCACAGCGTAACCGAGCTTCAATCTATGGTTCAGAGTATCGCATCAGCTACCGAGGAAATGTCCACTGTCTCAGGGCAGATTACTGAAGACATTGATACGCTTGCTAAAAACTCAAGAGACACATCAGTGTGCTCAACCATTATATCAGACGCATCTGCTCAGCTTGTAAGCGTATCGGAGCATTTAAGAAAAATAGCGTCTCAGTTTAAAACATCCGATGACTCTGGTTTGGCTGGAGATGGACACAGCAAACAGCTGACTCTGTCACATTGA
- a CDS encoding metal ABC transporter ATP-binding protein: protein MEQFCLEARGIEYSYGREKVLESITFSIAAGSYVGLIGPNGGGKTTLIKILLGLTKPDAGEIYVFGERICNYKKKYHLGYVPQQVSQLENSFPATVSEIVKTGRTARVGLYRSFTSKDKEAINTAMEIAGVSEYKDRLIGKLSGGQKQKVFIARALAGEPKVLFLDEPMVGIDIVSRESFYTFLRQLNKEKGITIVFISHDLGVISEEVETILCLNKKLFCHGKSGETSINQLIEDSYGKKVSAVRHIH from the coding sequence ATGGAACAGTTTTGTTTAGAAGCACGCGGGATAGAGTATAGTTATGGCAGGGAAAAGGTTCTTGAAAGTATTACCTTTTCAATCGCTGCCGGAAGCTATGTTGGGCTAATTGGCCCAAATGGCGGCGGTAAAACTACTTTGATTAAAATTTTGCTTGGGCTTACTAAACCTGATGCCGGTGAGATTTATGTTTTTGGGGAGAGGATTTGTAATTATAAAAAGAAATACCATTTAGGATATGTTCCGCAGCAGGTGTCTCAGCTTGAAAATTCGTTTCCAGCAACCGTATCAGAAATAGTGAAAACCGGACGCACGGCACGTGTTGGTCTCTACAGAAGTTTTACAAGTAAAGACAAAGAGGCAATCAACACGGCTATGGAGATAGCCGGTGTTTCAGAGTATAAAGACAGGCTGATAGGAAAACTTTCCGGTGGACAAAAACAGAAGGTTTTTATTGCAAGGGCGTTAGCCGGAGAACCCAAAGTCCTCTTTCTTGATGAGCCTATGGTTGGAATAGATATTGTTTCAAGGGAGTCATTCTATACATTTTTAAGGCAGCTTAATAAAGAAAAAGGTATAACCATTGTGTTTATCTCGCATGACCTTGGGGTAATATCCGAGGAGGTTGAGACAATTCTATGTTTAAATAAAAAACTGTTTTGCCACGGCAAATCCGGTGAGACAAGCATTAACCAACTGATAGAGGACTCCTACGGTAAGAAAGTTTCTGCCGTAAGGCATATTCATTAA
- a CDS encoding FtsX-like permease family protein, with amino-acid sequence MNKFFASMIFFLTSFMLAAYPHFLLRLRNLVTKTDANVQTICFIHYHPELYLGIAAMAAAIVSFKYKKAQLISILISIVSLFHALTLNPVSYYTFGDKMMIAANTESIRSHAGIKYMLLVLALNMLILSLYAALIKQKPAAPQISIFLYAWANLKMRRFRTSALIAATATVTIVTLVSFFVFETVKKNITLSYQRLKADIVVVPQGKETEAFNFITKGQPSLFYFSEGVYEKLLKVHGIGEISPQLYLQPISYDIESTIEKVLVIAFDPASDFIVNPWVEYSIGRKNETSGLTVGYKIKYYPGQEIKLFGKKRRILSSLAPTGIGYLDHAVFIPLSEARVFISEFKKAPAVKTPKKRLPGMDFMVNTFNSEPDINQMNQDTFSAVFIKAENGISAKSLTQNIYDNVKGVSVIDINVTSKEEKKLLMAKIRPLIIPVLIIIAFGAIILFIAFSMIVNERRSEIGMLRAVGATRRNVFYGIIIEALLITAFGWCLGIIFGNAVFFAIKNSIMETIELLYIWPSPATMIFVFALTFAINIPLTLCAALYPALLASRIEPYAAIREGNS; translated from the coding sequence ATGAACAAGTTTTTTGCATCCATGATATTTTTTCTTACTAGCTTTATGCTTGCTGCATATCCGCACTTTTTGCTGCGGCTTAGAAACTTGGTAACTAAAACTGATGCAAATGTGCAAACTATCTGCTTTATCCACTACCATCCGGAGTTATACCTTGGAATCGCTGCTATGGCAGCCGCCATTGTATCATTTAAGTACAAAAAAGCACAGTTAATTTCTATTTTAATTTCCATTGTCTCCTTATTCCACGCTCTTACCTTAAACCCTGTAAGTTACTACACATTTGGAGATAAAATGATGATAGCAGCCAACACTGAATCCATAAGGTCACATGCTGGGATTAAATATATGCTCTTAGTGTTGGCGTTAAACATGCTCATCTTATCACTTTATGCAGCTCTGATAAAACAAAAACCGGCAGCCCCGCAAATCAGCATCTTTCTGTATGCGTGGGCTAACCTTAAAATGCGGAGGTTTCGCACAAGCGCTCTAATTGCAGCCACAGCCACAGTTACGATAGTAACACTGGTATCATTTTTTGTCTTTGAAACTGTGAAAAAAAACATCACCCTTTCCTATCAAAGGTTAAAGGCCGATATTGTGGTTGTACCACAGGGAAAGGAAACCGAAGCCTTTAATTTTATCACTAAAGGACAACCGTCTCTATTTTATTTTTCCGAAGGAGTTTATGAAAAACTCCTGAAAGTGCATGGTATTGGTGAGATATCCCCTCAGCTATACCTCCAGCCCATTTCTTACGATATTGAATCCACGATTGAAAAAGTGCTGGTTATAGCCTTTGATCCAGCTTCTGATTTCATTGTAAACCCATGGGTTGAGTACTCAATTGGACGGAAAAATGAAACATCAGGGCTTACAGTCGGCTATAAGATTAAATATTATCCCGGACAGGAAATTAAATTATTTGGGAAAAAACGCAGGATTCTTTCCAGCTTAGCCCCCACTGGAATCGGTTATCTTGACCATGCTGTGTTCATTCCACTTTCTGAGGCAAGGGTGTTTATCTCAGAATTTAAAAAAGCGCCTGCTGTTAAAACTCCTAAGAAACGACTGCCGGGTATGGATTTTATGGTTAATACTTTTAACTCAGAGCCTGATATTAATCAAATGAATCAGGATACTTTCTCCGCTGTTTTCATAAAAGCAGAAAATGGAATATCGGCTAAGAGTTTAACTCAAAATATCTACGACAATGTTAAAGGCGTATCGGTTATAGACATAAACGTCACATCTAAAGAGGAAAAAAAGCTCCTAATGGCTAAAATCAGACCGCTTATTATTCCAGTTTTAATAATTATAGCGTTTGGAGCGATAATACTATTTATAGCCTTTTCCATGATTGTAAACGAAAGAAGAAGCGAAATAGGTATGCTTAGAGCAGTCGGCGCAACGCGTAGAAACGTTTTCTATGGAATAATCATAGAAGCCCTTCTAATCACCGCATTTGGCTGGTGTTTGGGTATCATATTTGGAAATGCTGTTTTTTTTGCTATAAAAAACTCTATTATGGAAACAATAGAGCTTCTTTACATCTGGCCGTCACCTGCCACAATGATTTTTGTTTTTGCGCTAACCTTTGCCATAAATATCCCGTTAACGCTGTGTGCTGCCCTGTACCCAGCCCTATTGGCATCCAGGATAGAACCATATGCTGCTATCAGGGAGGGAAACAGTTAA
- a CDS encoding BrnA antitoxin family protein, with the protein MSDKTDWARVRAMTDTEIEHAVASDPDTFIPNAKWFDKARINLPKPKETVTLRLDPDIVEWFKHDGRGYQTRINAVLRAFVEAQGHKNKTR; encoded by the coding sequence ATGAGTGATAAGACAGATTGGGCACGGGTTCGGGCAATGACCGATACGGAAATCGAACACGCCGTTGCAAGTGACCCCGACACGTTTATTCCCAACGCCAAATGGTTCGATAAGGCTCGGATTAACTTGCCTAAACCCAAAGAAACGGTGACACTGCGTTTAGATCCTGACATTGTGGAATGGTTCAAACATGATGGCAGGGGCTATCAAACCCGTATTAATGCCGTGCTGCGGGCGTTTGTAGAAGCGCAGGGACATAAAAATAAAACACGCTGA